atatggaagtatgtggtaaacaaacaaatgctcaacaaaccagaatatgttttcaattttttacattcttcaaagtagttgaatgagaaggtgtgtccaaacttttgactggtactgtacacagaaatagacaaataaacaaaaacaaggagaaacaaataacataaacatttaactgctatgtaaaaatataaaaacacatacaaaagtttatacagtaccagtcaaaagtttggacacaccttctcattcaatggtttttctttatttttattttgatctacattgtagattaatattgaagacatccaaactatgaaggaacacatatggaagtatgtggtaaacaaacaaatgctcaacaaaccagaatatgtttttgaattttgaagtagttgaatgagaaggtgtgtccaaacttttgacacagaaatagacaaataaacaaaaacaagaagaaacaaatagCATACACATTTAACTgctatgtaaaaatataaaaacacatacaaaagtgtatacagtaccagtcaaaagtttggacacaccttctcattcaatggtttttctttatttttatctacagtgtagattaatattgaagacatccaaactatgaaggaacacatatggaattatgtggtaaacaaacaaaaacaaaaacaaggagaaaCAAATAGCATACACATTTAACTgctatgtaaaaatataaaaacacatacaaaagtttatatatgatggtaaaacaaaacaacaatgacaaagaaatggagaaaatagtgcagtttgacaaaaaatattctgtaaacATCCTTTGGTTACCAGCCATCCCCAAACAAACAGGGCGACTCAGGACAACGTGAGCCCCCGTTTCTGCAAAGTATCGCGAGAAGAGAACGGATGCCCCCCTCCTGAACGTGAAGACACAGagctccgtgtgtgtgtgtgtgtgtgtgtgtgtgtgtgtgtgtgtgtgtgtgtgtgtgtgtgtgtgtgtgtgtgtgtgtgtgtgtgtgtgtgtgtgtgtgtgtgtgtgtgtgttctcctgaTGTCATTTGGCAGAAAGGGGGGAGGCTGATCTGAACGGTGGGAAGCACAACAATAACGGCACCGCTTCACCGTGCACACCGGGACTTGTGACGCCTCTGCTGGATTTAAACACgcgaggaggaagaagaagaggaagaagaagaagaggaagaagaagaagaggaggaggaggaagctaACGGGAGTACCAGATGCTACTCCAGCGGAGAAGGAGAACGGGACTCGAGCAAGCTGCACGATTTGCGTGATGGGTTCTCGTCTTAGACCTTTCTGCTAGAAGTCATCGTGGATcgtggggggtgggtggggggggagggggaggacttgctgtgtgcgtgcgtgtgtgtgtgtgtgtgtgtgtgtgtaggcattGTGTGCTGAAATGCTAGCGGACCGTCGGGCAGCCTCTGGGCCGCAGCTCGGCACTCCGAGCCCGAGCCTTTGGAAGTAGCTAGGTGAGCTAGCTGCCTTGCTAGCCGCAGCTGTGCccgatgctgctgctgcggctgcGGCTGCTGGTGCTGCTAGTGAAGACGACACGGTGCTGAGtgagcatatatatatgtatatatatatatatatatatatatatgtatatatatcattgACCCTGActggactcacacacacacacacacacacacacacgggatgTGATGCTTTGTGTGCGTCGtatttgagtctttttttgtgtgtgtgtgtgtgtgttttttttttttttttttgttgtatagcTGGTGGGCTCTCGCTTTTGCTGGACGTGAAGGAGCTAACGTCGCTGCAAAATGCACAGCAGAACCACAGCAGGGGGGGACTGATCACAGCCCACCCTGCGTCACTCAACACAttttggaggggggggggggggggtgtcacAACTTGGGACAAACGATTGCCACATTTGCCGCCTCATCAGCTGGCAGCATGGATAAACTGACCATCATTTCAGGGTGCCTGTTCCTGGCAGCGGATATCTTTGCCATAGCCAGCATTGCAAACCCGGATTGGATCAACACTGGTGAATCTGCAGGTAAATGAAGCAGGCCCACACACAGCAGCCATTCACAACTGCTGTTATGTTGTTGAGTgttgttgtgggttttttttttttcactgcaggGGGAAATGGCCATCAGATAATCTCCACAACAAAGATATGCACCACAACAAAGATATGCACCACAACAAAGCTATGCTTGTGTGGAGGGTTTCATCTGTAGCAGTGTGTTTCTTATGTTGCATCTTTGAATTATAAGACCAATAAGTACAATGTCATACCTGATTGATCAGCTTATTGGACCTCTGTTGCTTTAAGGGCAGCACCTGATCATTGTTTGCATGACTCTTGATAAATTAAATGCATCTTTAGGCTCTAAAAATGTCAGGGTTTCCTGGATGTCAAGGTGATGTCTTGTAATCACCAGtgcaaacaacataaaacagatatttactTCGCAGTGGtattgaaaaaggaaaaaaacagagaatgtttgacttttttgggtGAAATTTAGATTAATCAAGTATGAGGGAGTTCATTGCAGATAAGCGATTGCttgattaatgaattaattgagcctaaaatgtcaaacacaagGCTTATAATTGCTGCTTGGATTTTTTGGGTTTTGAACACTTTCAGGATTTGACAATGTGCTCTAGGGAAATGTTGTGTAGCCTAATagttgattaattaaaaaataattatttgcagCCTTTTTTCTGCCAACTGACTTATTGATTCAGCAGCTTATCAGTTAAGCAGTAAAAGTTATTGCGGTCCTGGATGTCTCTGGTgacttgacatttaaaatgacctCCATGCGATCAATCCAATCAACGCTCACTTGAGGAGCGAGGGCAGGTGCTCATTTGTGGCGTCCCTGCTGATTTTGGACTAGAAGCACGTGCTGTCAGTCCCCGCTTTATTTGTGTCAGTCCATAAACACATTCGGTCTATTGATAGACAGCTGCTCCTCTTTGTTCCCTCGGCAGGATGACAGCTTAGTAACTGGGTCAGGGAGGGTCCATCATCCACCAACACGCACCAAGGCTGTATTAGCTCCACAGAATAAGCCATCTGtaccaaaaaaacaagtaaaaatagGTTGCAAATGAAATGAAGCCACCATCTATATTTGATTGTATTGGGGAGTTCCCATCTAAAGTTAGTCTCCTACAGCCAAATAATGTCCAGAAAGTTGATACTCGGTAGACGGGGTGTCATACAGAGAACGACTTCCACGTTGCTGTCACTGTTCTCACTTCCCCTCAGCTTTCACGGCCCTCTTTGATGATTTGTGATGTGACTTCTCTTTTATGGTTTTATGAGACGTGTAGGGGATGAACGACAACTCtgtcacacttttttttctctcatcattTTGAGAATGTACCAGCCACTGTTTTTAGAATATATGATGGTAAACTTATACAGGTTTTTACTAAATTTTCACCTTGGGCAGAAGGTTACAGTGTCAGTCCATCTTGATATGGCACGAGTAGCAAATTAGTTTCATAACATCTATATACAGCTGCACACGAACACAGGATTATCTGTGTTTATAGAGTTCTTTTTGACCGagctttgagtgtttttaaagatgattATATCTTTATGGGTTGAGTGTGCCGCCTTAACCTCACACAATAGTGGTTAGTTTTTGCGGTGCCACTTTCCTTAAACCAAAATatcaaatgaaaagtaaattcattatttatgatttaCTATACTGTAGTTGTAAGGCTaggcaagtttatttatagagcacattTCAGCCACAAGGTAATTTAAAGCACTTTACATAAAGCATAAAAAGCATTGAGACAAAGAAACTCATTTGGAAAGGACATTTAAATAGAATAGCTCTTGTCATTCAAAGATAGTagaaaataaagctaaaatatGTTGtgagcagaaataaatacatgttttatttgccAACAACTATAACTCCTTGTGTATGCAAGTGAAGGCTGCTGTAAACTGATAATAAATCACAATTGTTTTACACTAGTAAAAcataattgtaataatataaaatgtctttatagtTGTTAACAAACACTTTAATATCTCCATCTTCTTAAAACCACGTTATtgtcataaaacatttatttaattattatatagtGATGTTAAATGGGGGATTTGAAATATTTGCTtagaacaaaactttttttctcttatttttctttgagcTTTGATGGTTTTGTACCATTTCGTATCTTTTTTATATGCATATTGCTCTCCACAGAGCTCTTCTTTTGACAAATGCACCCACCAATACAGTGTGTGTTCCTTGCGTACATAGGTAGGCATAGCgataaacatattttgaaataaGACTTTCAGCATCAATTTTGCTTTCTCCTTGCATTGTGCCttcttatttcatatttattgcaACCAGGGTTCCTCTTTTGGTCtgttttgtcttgtcttttagAATGTGCTAGTCATATTGCATAATTTTACAGTTCCTCTTGGTAGCTCTGTTAAATAGTCTTTTGTGTGAATCTTCTGTTACAGGTGACGTGTCGCTAAATAGAATTTGAGAGGCTCATTTCTTGCAGTGTTTGTAATTGTGATGAGGTTATTTCAGAGTGGAACTATTTATCATGAGCTGTTCGCGCTGATTTGTCCGCGCCATTACACAGACTAGTGATTTGCTTGATGTTGTTATGAAGAAAGAGCCCCTGGTGACTCCCCCACATTGTGTTATCTCCATCAGCTGACCTCTGGTCCCCAGCTGTGTTGTTGTCTTGTCAGAGGGGCTCAGAGCTTAACAACCTGCCCTTGTTGGACCTCAGTGTGACGTCTTTGTGCTCAGAGCGTGGAGAAACAGACATGTTCTCCTGGGCAGTGAACCAAGAGTGAGACTTGTGCATGGAATTAAACCTATAGGTCTAGATTTGACACCATGAAGGGGACAATTTCACAATCAGTTTTTTGACGGTAGAATTTTATCTCCCCATCTTCTCTGTTGAGTCTAGATCAAAGGCCAGTTTACGTTCGTTTTAAGAATAAACGCTTTAAGAATAAACGCTTTAAGAATAAACGCTTTAAGAATAAACTACTTACACATACTATTCCAACTTAGCATCCCCCTGATATTACTTTGCAAAGTGGTACCGTATGCAGTGAGCTGCTGACTCactcatattaaaaaaaaaaggctgctgctgatggagaTCACAAGGGGATAGTTGTGACAGGAAAATTCCATGCAGTCGCTTTTTCAAGCAAGCGGGTTgttaaaataagacaaaatgcatttttaccaTCTTTATATCATTGATTATGAATAATCATCACACCACAGACATTTCATCATAGCAGAAGAAGTGTATTACCCACAAGTGCAAGATGTGTCAGTCCCAGAGTTTAGACTTTCCTCAAAAAACTCAAGCAATCAAAGAAACTCTTCAAGCTACTTGTAGTTAGATATTTGTTACAGCATAtaggaaacaataaaaatatacaaaatgcatgaaaaagacTTGCGTAACATTGGTTAAAATCGCATTATCCTAAAAATAACACTTAATTCTCTAACTTTATCCATCTGATGTCTAAGATGGATCAAGTTGGATAATATTAAATTGAGAATTAAGTGTTATTTTTAGGTTTCCCCATTCAAGGCACAAGGACACGGCGTGTCATTGATGCAAAGCAACTGAAACTGGGCCCAGCCCAATATCATCTAGTTGCAGATATGCAGAGTCAGCAGTTCAGACCTGCAGTTCAGTCCACCCTGTGCCACCCACGGGAAAGGACAAAAACACCAGCACCGGTTCAGAACTGCAGATGTAAACATGACGGTGTTAGAAAATAGTAAATTTTGACATGTGCACTTGAGTGTTGATTGTGAGCCTAAAACTCCCTCCTGCAGCCGTCCCCAGTGTTCGATTGCAGCAGATATTACTCTCATTGCCTGTTGCGTTGGAAGCATTCCAACCGCTGCCTACTTACTTATTTTGCTTTCACAAATGCGCTGGGGGTTGTAGATTAGATTAGACTAGATTCATCATTTAGCACTTAGGTTCAGAGAATACAATTCTCTAGCGGGTTTGTCTGCCATGTTTTTGTATGCAAGTTCGGACCGCTCACATCAGCTGTGCTCCAGTGGCCAAGCAATGTAAGTGGGCGCTGTAAAAGCCTCCAGCAGAAGATGCAGCTGTTGGCAGCTTTAACTTGCCTCTATGCCGCCCACCACAGTTCAGAGGCCTGTTTGACTCATCCCTCCAGAGCTTTTAAAACAGCAAGCCCCCCACCCACCTCCCTGTATACTCCACTAATGACAGCATCATCATGCTGAAGATGAGCAGACACGGacctcatttcctctcatttggACGGAGACATGGTGAGAGGAGTATCTTGATCATGGGGAGCACAAAGCTGACTGCAGGGTAACGACAATGAGCAGGGCCCCAAGATGGAAGGATGGCCCATTAttttcaaaccaaaacacatttgtttttttatactaaaGAGAATCCATTTTGGCCATTTCCAGTAGGCTCAAGATATGGTCACACTGGCTGCCTCCCATGTACCTCCATTGAATCCTGTGCAACAGACGAGTTCGAGCATTTATTCCTTGTTTCCATGGACTTGTAGGTCAGAGCTCACCTTTGTTTAACGTTCGTGTGAATGTGCACGGTCAGCACTGCGTGTACGCGCctgcttgtttatttgtttacctgTATCCGTGTACCATAGCGTGCCTGCCTGTTGTTAGGCAGGAATTCCACAGAAAGCTAGTGAAACAGCAGGAGGCCAGAGGATCCAGGAGGAAAGGGTCATAAACCGGTGCCATTAACTGCAGCTTTTAAACTGTTGCTTAATGTTGCCCCTATTCCCATAACCAGTCCCTCTCTTTACTTCGCTCACCTCCTGTACTCAATTTGCTCGAGGTTACTCTGTATCCGACTTCAGGGCTTGGCTGTTGAGTGAGCCATTACCCAACAGCCAGCTGCCATTTTTGTAACAATCCATaacctccatctcttttttttttttcctttttctttcacacttCAATGTTATGCATAAGTGTTCTGCACTGCGATAATGTAATTGCCATGGCAATAATTGAACACTGAGAGcatctttttttagtttttccttgTCTGTGATGAAACATGTGCCTTAATCACAGTATTGCTGTGTTTCTGTGGCCGATATGGTAGTTTTTAATGCCCGTAACGGTAGTTCTGTAGTTCCTTATGTAGCATACTTTAACATCTACAGACTCCCAAGGCGTTTCTTTTGAACCATATGAATTGTTGGTGTGGTTTGTAACTATGAAAGCAGTGCTTTCACCGGGTGTTACAAACTGGACAGGATTTCCTCTAGATTGCCTGTTGAACCCACCACACCCTGCAGGGCAACGAGAGCATTCTTCTTACACACTTTAGTattctgtttgtatttaatgGCTTTAAACTCAATATGGTcataagcagcagcagcatatatttattgtgtaaataGAGAAAGCGTTATAGTAGACGGGTTATGAAATATCTAGATTTGGCTGCCAGACAGAGCAAGTAACACGCTTGACCTTTTGGAATTCCAGCTCGCATGCTTGTCTCATGCTTGTGTCCTCCCACCTGCTGAGTTACTGTTGATCTTTTATAATGTTGCCCACACAGAACTGCACTTTCAGTGAATGGGTTATTTTGTTGTCAATAGAAAAAGGGTTTACCACTCGTtcattttcccccttttttcagATTATGCCTTAAACATGTGGAGGAAATAAAGTCCCCATAACATTCTGAGAAGATGCCGTGCCATTAAGGCTTCAAGGCAGAATTAGCTTAGCCACGTAGCAGTTTTACAAGCATGGACAGAGTTTCCCTGTGGAGTTGTTCCCCTCTGGTGGTGCTATGGCGTTTATCCATGTGTGGTTTCCCATTTTGTTCACCTTGTATAAGCTCccaagaatacacacacacacacacacacacacacacatgctaatGGTCAGATCAACAGGTGGAGGTAATGAGCCCCGATATGCAACAGTAAAAACAGGGAATTAGATGAGGgggtttttgcttttttcaaacTTTACATAAACAAAGTCAAACTCGCTTAAACCGTTTTGGTTAGACTTTCCAACAATCACCATCTCTGGTTTTGGTCAAAATAAAGTTAGTTGTGAAAATATGCAGATTCTGCCAGATTTTCTCTCCCGCTGTCTCTCTTTTACTGCAAGATTTAAATACTTCAAAATTTGGCTTtgcaaaatgtttaatgaggtaGATAATGCACTtgacctgttttttttggttgagtAACACTCAATacataacttttgtttgtttaaagaaacTCCAATGGGCACCTTTttaagtgaaaatgtgttttttctgttttcacaagtgtttttattttatttactactGTATGTCATTTATAGCTCGGGCCATTTCAGGACAGAGCACCCTGACTGAAAACAGTGCTTCGTTAAAGAAACGCAATGAACTTTGTTTTTGGAGGAAAGTTGCTCCAGGTCCCTGCGTGACAATGAAATATGATCCACTTTAATAACATTAGTGATTTAAAGGGTTTTGAAGTTTGTGCCCTTTGCTGTTACCTTGCAAAGGAGACAAAGTGAATTTGACGACTGCAGAATTGTCCAAAGTAATGACCTTGAAAGGAAGCTTGTCCAGTGCAGTGCTTTGCTAAGTGACGAAGCAAAGTAATGCTGCGAAATCTGAGCCAGGTTCGACTTTTTCGCTGGAAGAACCTGCTTTCTTTGCCAGAGCCTCGTGTACCAACCTTGTAGCTTTATTGAAATGAAGTTGAGTGCTGCACTTTTCATGCAGTGCTGTTGTCTCTCTGAACACAGTCTAACAGCTTCCTGTTATGTGTGTTCATATGCAAAGTGTCAAAGCAAAGAGGTATAAGACTGCTCCTCTGCCATCCTACATCACCCAAGTGCACTAAAACCCCTCTAATTTCTCAAATGAACGCCTCACAGCCCCACATCCTACATCCTATCACTTATAGTCCGCCTTTCTTGGCTGTCCTGTGATTAGCAGAGGCCTGAGTGATGGGACACTGTTCTGCTTACTCAGGTAGAAACTCCCCTTGAGGACGCGCTCTAATTGAATGACGTCCCTCCAGAGTGGCTGCATCACTGGAGCATGTTACTGGCCTTCACACTCAAACTTAAGCAGAGCTCTGCTCATGACTCAGAGTGAGGCACGAGGCCATGCCTTCCTGTCGGATCAATGATGGGTACAGTAAGCCGTCAATGTGCATTCCTAGACATTCAAAGATCCTAGCCAAAGACTAGAGATGGAGAAAGTAGATAGTTATGGATACTGGCTCTCTGAAAAGCTGCTGCAAATCTGTGTGATATCCTTGCAACTTCTTCCAGCCTTGTGTCTGTGTAAAGTGTCATTAGCACATACCTGCGTGGGATGGATTCAGTAATTGGCAGGATTGATTTGATCCTCACTTTCTCTTCCAGAGCGTGAAGGCGCAAGAAAAAATATTGGCCACTCGCTGGTATAATTGGGCCCACCACTGCGGAGAGAGCAGCTCCTCGCCAGCACTGAATTGGTGACAAAATGAAAGgagcttctcctccttcacttATTCCTCTTTTGCTTTGACATCAGATGAGCTGCTAGGTTTTGGTCTTCCCCTCCCTGGATCTTGTAGTTGATTGAGGCACTACTGTTCAGCATGAGACCTTCAGTCTTTTTTGATGTTGTATCTTTTCCACTCgctgttttttctccatttttatttaGCCTGTAGACATACTGTTACCTAAAAGATGTAGGCTAATCTATGACATTTTCAGCACATGCTCAGTGGTTGGCCCATatgtaaaaagtgtgtgtgcagtatgtTGCAGGCTGCTATGATCGCCTCTccatattttgacatttgaccCCGTGGATCATAGATAACAGGATACAGTGGAGCCAGAGCTGCTTCTcttgtatgtttcttttttaacccttataatcagtgtttttgttcgCTGGCTAATGATTAATTAAAACAGATGTATTGAAATGGTCACCTCCTCAACATTCAACCTCTCTCTGCAGGTGCCCTTACAGTCGGTCTAGTCCGGCAATGTCAGACCATCCACGGACGAGACCGGACCTGCATTCCACCTCGGCTGCCCCCAGAGTGGGTCACCACActtttcttcatcatcatggGCATCATCTCCCTCACCGTCACCTGTGGACTACTAGTGGCATCGCACTGGCGCAGAGAAGCCACAAAATACGCCCGCTGGATCGCCTTTACTGGCAGTAAGTGAACCAGACAGGGACATTCACTCTGAATTAAATAGTTTTTCCCCTCCCTGGAGCTTTCTCACCTTCTTCTCAGTCTCACTGCATCCTCATGACATAAACTTTAGTGTCTTTGGGGcaggaaataataaaaggaGAAGTCATGAGGTTTAATCGAAGTGAAATATTGCCCCAGTAATGCACTgctaatttagatttttatataAGTGTGACGTCAAGAGCATCTGAGACTTTATACTAgaccttttgtgtgtttgtgttttgtgagagTGTCGTGAGAATCtgtttgttggtgtttgtggGTTTGGTCGCATTTTCACTTTCATGAGTGTTTTTCTTGCATGCTTAACGACTCCTCTTGCTCCCTTAAGCTAATTTATTGAGTAATGCAGCTCCTCTGTTACCCGAATAGGTGGCTTATGTGCCACAGTGTTTTCTCTGCATAGATGCACTTCCAGCACTCAACAATAGCCCGGCAGCTACTCGCCCAGTGTGGCTGGGGCTGGTTTCGTAAGGCTGTGTGGGAGGGCAGAGCCTGATTGGTCGGTTAGTTGAGGGAAGAGACGGCCTCAAGCACACTTGTACAGATGGAGCAGAAGCCTGTGAAGACACAATGCTCTGTATTGTTGTTTGAAAGCTTTGTGCATTTTTCAGGATACTGGCTTTTTTTGTTCTGCAGATGTGCACAAGGACCCattgcaagtttttttttttttttgtgtgtgccaGGCTAAATTTAGATTCATAATTAGGTTTTATAATGCTCCCTAATCACTTCCCGATGAATCACCTCTATTCTCCTCGGACTGGTCTGTCTGTCCGGTAAGCACCAATCTGTGTCACCAGCTAAATTGGATGGTGCTAAACCATTTCTTAACCATCACACTTGAAGGGAGTAAggtggttgccatggaaacagtgAGCAATTGTCACCATTGTCCCCTTGTTAAGTTTCAATTGGCCATGTTAGACAAGAGGTATAGGGTtgttattcatttgaaatggGTTAAAGCATGATGATTATCCCTTTCAGGAAACaagactggggggggggggggactatATATTTAGGGAAAAGCTTGATATGTTGAGATGAGTTTGttaagagaaagacaaaagatgGTAAAtcatcactttctttttttagagcTCCCATTAGCTGACACTCAAGTGACTGATTGTCTTCCTGGGATCCTCTTGTATTTCAAGAGCCTGTTTGAAATGTAGGATAAGGATGAAAAGGCGAAATTGGGAATTGAAATGAGCTTTTTTCGCCTCTGATGTTGCTGAACATGTAGCTGTGATGGCAAACACCTCTCTGCTGTGGGCcgaacggggggggggggaattgaGTTTGAGAGGTTAAGTGAGTGAAATAGGTGGGGGCTTAGAAAG
This genomic window from Anoplopoma fimbria isolate UVic2021 breed Golden Eagle Sablefish chromosome 11, Afim_UVic_2022, whole genome shotgun sequence contains:
- the mosmoa gene encoding uncharacterized protein C16orf52 homolog B, encoding MDKLTIISGCLFLAADIFAIASIANPDWINTGESAGALTVGLVRQCQTIHGRDRTCIPPRLPPEWVTTLFFIIMGIISLTVTCGLLVASHWRREATKYARWIAFTGMILFCMAALIFPIGFYINEVGGQPYKLPNNTVVGSSYVLFVLSIFFTIVGLLFAGKVCLPG